The following are from one region of the Neurospora crassa OR74A linkage group III, whole genome shotgun sequence genome:
- a CDS encoding tetratricopeptide repeat protein 1, with the protein MASAALNGAAANGRGVSPASSVGGSNSFPKSKRFTDIPSTIDIPVQDQDDEAVEIDLEVLADDPTELCTLFEMEGAARTYWMTVSLAYAKQKKIDFAIEMLIKGANAMQANNPREKLSIVSALCWMYLWKSREAPRVAPEDALVSEAKTKEYYLQLATQSLNEASRINPAFPPLFLARGVLQLLRASLQPPSKAPGAVDPEKTETLRAALKSFDDALRVSSGKNMLAVIGKARALFSLGRYADALVAYQDALARAPDLVDPDPRIGIGCCFWQLGYKDDARIAWERALEINAESKVGNILLGLYYLDASGHVPINSPEFIKLYKKAMTEYTQKSYKLDKDLPLTCATFASYFLSRKQFDHVEALAHKAIQFTDVNAIASDGWYLLARKEHYANNLERAADYYRRADDARGGTERGYLPAKFGAAQLSVIKNDLGEAKLRLEKMIQQSKNYEAMILLGNLYAEEVFANQFAPVKEDKSAEAKKAISLLESVRTAWKDPKKSLAPDAAVLLNLARLYETENPDKALQCLQQVEQLELDQVPQSERPDEVEGEAAIKAALRRFLPPQLLNNIGCFYYQEEKHELASELFEAALSSCMRIGEKDDDTDTDALVTTISFNLGRSYEARGMSEKAVEVYEGLLKRHDDYTDARTRLAYIKLRNNPGTKEGPDAVAKLYQENSSDLEVRALYGWFLGKLSSRKRPNNIAEDPEQRHYKHTLQNYDKHDRYALVGMGNLHLISAREMRRESEADRQKRSAAYSRAVEFFDKALQLDPKNAYAAQGIAIALVEDKKDYKGALQIFIKVRETIKDVHVFVNLGHIYAELKQFTKAIESYEIALGKEGKAKDANILSCLGRTWLNKGRAERNLDAYKTALEYAQKTLEVAPEQVHFKFNVAFVQIQLASFINGLPEHQRTSTQLEEAASGLESAITALDEIAASDHPPYPKHDIEQRANMARNTQRKQLERALASQRDYESKNKEKLQLALEQRQVALKKKEEEIRRKEEEERERQEKIKREREEIAARDRKLAEQRAEEDRQRREAEMTTDSETGEKIKRQKIKKASSTPAKRERGGEERERKGRAQRKKKTSRRDRDNDDSDGSGSDAEEGGRKSRPPKKKQRLTSRKTEPTGKYKSAEIVVDSDESDEPGMEMDALERAERALEKKQKRSHSPRSGGEYDDDEDEQSRRGRSRSEESVDRMEIDDSKADAGGDDEEEEATVSTRRQNKRSRRGRILDDDDDEDEDEDESGAAAEADAEEGGDKDEVKEAAGSPAASPAKAAANDDEE; encoded by the exons ATGGCCTCAGCTGCCCTTAATGGCGCTGCCGCCAACGGCCGTGGTGTCTCTCCTGCCTCGTCCGTGGGAGGCTCTAATAGCTTTCCCAAGAGCAAGCGCTTCACCGACATCCCCTCTACCATCGACATTCCCGTCCAAGACCAAGATGACGAAGCTGTCGAAATCGACCTTGAAGTCCTCGCCGATGACCCGACCGAGCTCTGCACCCTTTTCGAGATGGAAGGCGCCGCCCGGACATATTGGATGACAGTGTCCCTCGCCTACGCCAAGCAGAAAAAGATCGACTTCGCCATCGAGATGCTAATCAAAGGAGCCAACGCCATGCAGGCCAACAACCCCAGGGAGAAGCTCAGTATCGTCTCAGCTCTCTGCTGGATGTATTTGTGGAAGAGCAGGGAAGCACCCAGGGTAGCCCCCGAGGACGCCCTTGTCTCCGAAGCAAAGACCAAAGAATACTACCTCCAGCTCGCTACCCAGAGCCTCAACGAAGCTTCCCGCATCAATCCAGCTTTCCCTCCGCTCTTCCTGGCTCGTGGCGTCCTCCAGCTTCTGAGGGCATCCCTCCAGCCACCATCAAAGGCTCCCGGAGCAGTCGACCCCGAAAAGACCGAAACCCTGCGCGCCGCCCTTAAATCTTTCGACGATGCCCTCCGAGTTTCCAGCGGCAAGAACATGCTTGCCGTTATTGGCAAGGCCCGCGCACTCTTCTCGCTTGGCAGATATGCCGACGCTTTGGTCGCCTACCAGGACGCCCTAGCCAGAGCCCCAGATCTCGTCGACCCCGACCCGCGAATTGGCAttggctgctgcttctggcaATTAGGATACAAGGATGACGCCAGGATTGCCTGGGAACGAGCTCTCGAGATCAATGCTGAGTCCAAGGTCGGCAACATTCTGTTAGGTCTCTACTACCTCGACGCGAGCGGACACGTCCCCATCAACAGCCCGGAATTCATCAAGCTGTACAAGAAGGCTATGACCGAGTACACACAGAAGTCCTACAAGCTTGACAAAGATCTTCCCCTTACATGTGCCACATTTGCCAGCTATTTTCTTTCGCGAAAGCAATTCGATCATGTGGAAGCTCTGGCCCATAAGGCCATACAGTTTACTGACGTCAACGCCATTGCGAGCGATGGTTGGTACCTGCTCGCGCGCAAAGAACATTACGCCAATAACCTCGAGCGTGCCGCCGATTACTACCGTCGTGCGGATGACGCCCGAGGTGGCACTGAACGCGGCTACCTGCCGGCCAAGTTCGGTGCGGCGCAGCTGTCCGTCATCAAGAACGACCTAGGTGAAGCCAAACTTCGCCTCGAGAAGATGATTCAACAGTCCAAGAACTATGAAGCCATGATCCTGCTCGGCAACTTGTATGCCGAGGAGGTTTTCGCCAACCAGTTTGCCCCGGTCAAGGAGGATAAGTCCGCCGAGGCAAAGAAGGCCATCAGCCTGCTGGAGAGCGTGCGGACGGCGTGGAAGGATCCTAAGAAAAGCCTCGCGCCAGATGCCGCTGTGCTTCTCAACCTAGCCCGTCTCTATGAGACCGAGAACCCCGACAAGGCCCTCCAGTGCCTTCAGCAAGTCGAGCAGCTGGAGCTTGACCAGGTTCCCCAATCAGAGCGCCCGGATGAAGTTGAGGGCGAAGCCGCTATCAAGGCTGCGCTCCGGAGGTTTCTCCCGCCGCAGCTGTTGAATAACATCGGCTGTTTCTACTACCAGGAAGAAAAGCACGAGCTTGCGAGCGAACTGTTTGAGGCTGCACTCAGCTCTTGCATGAGAATTGGTGAGAAGGACGAtgacaccgacaccgacgCCTTGGTTACCACCATCAGCTTCAATCTTGGCCGTAGTTACGAGGCTCGTGGCATGTCTGAGAAGGCCGTTGAGGTGTATGAGGGCTTGCTAAAACGCCACGATGACTACACTGATGCTCGTACCAGGTTGGCCTATATCAAGCTTCGGAATAACCCCGGCACCAAGGAAGGCCCGGATGCAGTCGCCAAGCTGTATCAAGAGAACTCTTCCGACCTTGAGGTGCGTGCTTTGTACGGCTGGTTTCTCGGGAAGCTTAGCTCCAGGAAGCGACCCAACAACATCGCCGAAGACCCAGAGCAACGCCATTACAAGCACACCCTGCAGAACTACGATAAGCATGACCGCTATGCTCTCGTTGGCATGGGCAATCTACACCTTATTTCTGCTAGGGAAATGCGTCGCGAGTCGGAGGCAGACAGGCAGAAGCGGAGTGCCGCCTACAGCCGTGCTGTTGAGTTCTTCGACAAGGCACTCCAGTTGGATCCCAAGAACGCATACGCAGCCCAGGGAATTGCTATTGCACTCgtggaggacaagaaggactACAAGGGGGCATTGCAAATCTTCATCAAGGTTCGCGAGACCATCAAGGACGTTCACGTCTTTGTCAACTTGGGCCACATTTACGCCGAGTTGAAGCAGTTCACCAAGGCTATCGAAAGCTACGAGATCGCGCTTGGCAAGGAGGGCAAGGCAAAGGATGCCAACATTCTCTCATGCCTTGGTCGTACGTGGCTGAACAAGGGCCGCGCTGAGCGTAACTTGGACGCTTACAAGACAGCATTGGAGTATGCGCAGAAG ACCCTCGAAGTTGCCCCCGAGCAGGTCCACTTCAAGTTCAACGTTGCTTTTGTGCAGATCCAGCTCGCCTCGTTCATCAACGGTTTGCCTGAGCACCAGCGCACCTCTACCCAACTCGAGGAAGCTGCATCCGGTCTCGAGTCGGCTATCACCGCCCTCGACGAGATCGCGGCCTCGGACCATCCACCTTATCCAAAGCATGATATCGAGCAGCGTGCCAACATGGCTCGCAACACTCAACGTAAACAGCTCGAGCGTGCCCTCGCCTCCCAGCGGGATTACGAGTCAAAGAACAAGGAGAAGCTCCAACTAGCACTTGAGCAGAGACAAGTAGCactcaagaagaaggaggaagagattcgcaggaaagaggaagaggagcgcGAGCGCCAAGAGAAGATCAAGcgcgagagagaggagatcGCCGCCCGTGACCGCAAGTTAGCTGAGCAGAGAGCCGAGGAAGACCGACAGCGTAGGGAGGCCGAGATGACCACCGACAGCGAGACCGGCGAAAAGATCAAGAGACAAAAGATTAAGAAGGCCAGCAGCACGCCTGCCAAGCGCGAGAGAGGTGGcgaggagcgggagcggaaGGGCCGTGCtcagaggaagaagaagacgagccGAAGGGACCGAGACAATGACGATAGTGACGGCTCAGGCTCGGATGCCGAAGAGGGCGGCAGGAAAAGCAGAccacccaagaagaagcagaggcTTACCAGCAGGAAGACTGAGCCCACTGGCAAGTACAAGAGTGCCGAAATTGTGGTTGATAGTGACGAGAGCGACGAGCCTGGTATGGAGATGGATGCTCTCGAGAGGGCTGAGAGGGCCcttgagaagaagcagaaacgCAGCCATTCTCCCCGTAGTGGTGGGGAgtacgatgatgacgaggatgagcaATCCAGGAGGGGCAGGAGCCGGTCAGAGGAGAGTGTCGATCGGATGGAAATCGATGACTCCAAGGCcgatgctggtggtgatgatgaggaggaagaggccacAGTCTCAACAAGACGCCAGAACAAGCGATCGAGGAGAGGCAGGATTctggatgacgatgacgatgaggatgaggatgaggatgagagtGGAGCAGCCGCTGAGGCAGATGCGGAAGAGGGTGGTGATAAGGACGAAGTGAAGGAGGCGGCTGGCTCGCCTGCGGCTTCTCctgccaaggccgccgccaaTGATGACGAAGAGTAA
- the bek-1 gene encoding BEAK-1, translating to MARFRVCHRQTLLLNTTAIIKTASHGVATLKHRHGPFPQPGSQQNLYEQRARSERLHYAHPWGGHSDSAVSPRGGDGGKNKRRGNLPKEVTEKLYAWLYGHLNHPYPTEDEKQKMMRETNMQMSKIIRQRLLHQISNWFINARRRKVPLLIEQAKAETEAAKHYRPNSSPIARRTRPVSVSHTRHYSRSGPGRGVPSRRSVSVEPSINHLLNCPESDADVRPPQYATPMSDRGVLDYSSRESSESYEMDSRYQSYGHGHGHGHHASI from the exons atgGCCCGCTTCCGCGTCTGCCACCGTCAAACGCTTTTGCTCAACACAACGGCTATCATCAAAACAGCGAGCCACGGCGTGGCTACCCTCA AACACCGTCATGGGCCCTTCCCTCAACCCGGATCCCAGCAGAATCTCTACGAACAGCGTGCCCGCAGCGAGCGCTTGCACTATGCTCATCCTTGGGGGGGCCACTCTGATTCTGCGGTGAGCCCTCGGGGCGGCGATGGGGGCAAGAACAAGAGACGTGGCAATCTTCCCAAGGAGGTTACGGAGAAGCTGTACGCTTGGCTGTACGGCCATCTAAACCACCCCTATCCGACCGAAGATGAGAAGCAAAAAATGATGAGAGAAACAAACATGCAGATGAGTAAGATAATCCGACAGCGTCTCCTTC ATCAAATCTCGAACTGGTTCATCAACGCCCGTCGCCGCAAAGTCCCCCTCCTCATCGAACAGGCGAAGGCCGAAACCGAGGCCGCGAAGCATTATCGTCCCAACTCGTCACCCATCGCCCGCCGAACTCGACCGGTTTCGGTTTCCCACACGAGACACTACAGCCGCTCGGGTCCGGGCCGTGGCGTGCCCAGTCGCCGCAGCGTCAGTGTCGAGCCCTCAATCAACCACCTTCTCAATTGCCCGGAATCTGACGCGGATGTCCGACCACCGCAATATGCCACCCCCATGAGCGACAGAGGCGTCCTTGATTACAGCAGCCGGGAGAGCTCCGAGTCTTATGAAATGGATTCTCGTTACCAAAGCTATGGGCATGGACATGGCCATGGGCACCACGCCAGCATTTAA